The DNA region cattttggagatacaactcagtatttgcatctcattacttgaaagacgttcgtgtgacatatgagaagtgtttttctctaggtcctttcgtatcggcggatacgattctgggtacgggagccgacaccaatccttaaatgtatatacttttcttctttttggatatggtctggagtctcttcgaacaatggaggacttggtttagcacgggcggccgtctatgttgttcagtaagagaatcttgtcatatccaattagatgagtataattttttttgaaaattttgtatgtgtgcgtagtggttttgagttacggttgttgtgacgagttcggggataactcggaacaatccttagttctaacatatggttaggatcaggtggtcgggattggttgtgtgctccttcataaggtgtattgtcatataagtggatcagcacccattgacaaagtccttttaggctctgccgagtaagcggataagaccccatcggcagacccacaagaactcttggccatagatcatatatctcgctaaagtttcttgaggtgatgcagactactgggcaaacacccacgaagtctaccacctatcaggtaggaaccaaggttttatttatacctacaacatatgttgtttacctgtctattccatatagtagctgtctcttaccctccaccgaagggtgccaatcagctatgtatatatctgacaggtaagttgattgtatgaaaatgatattgttatgatacaataaagtttcatacatacttacctggcagatatatacaattaaaggcccacccagcctccccgcaggagacaggtggaagagagaaaatatgatagaaaacggggatggttcctagtcctgccgcccagggcaggccggtagatcacctgacctacctgtagcgagtggcgcgaaatttgaatttctgtcggggacgacggagtcttagctttgtatatatctgccaggtaagtatgtatgaaactttattgtatcataacaatatcatttttaaatttttttagtaaaatactCGAGTAATTTTACAGGATTTGTGGTGGTCCATGTACTATTAACACATTACgattatgttaaattagttaatatattgtatttgtattctACAGAATAGGATTAATTGCATAGCTGCAGTAAACAATTAACTTCTGAAGGAATAATATTCACATTTGGGTATAGTGAATGTTCGAGTACTGTGTTGAATGATTCATTATACTGTAAAGTGTATGTGTATACTTGCTGAAATTCCAGCCAGTCTCAGGTTGAGGAATGTGTTCATGAAAATATTTCCGATGGCTTGTGTACTCCACATGAAGCCACTGTAGCTGTTGTCCAATACTTTGTTGTGATACATTTTGACTGTCTTTTTAGGATACAGCATTGTATAATCATCCTCTAGcataaaaaaaaccaccattaatAATAAAACTGGGAAACAGTAGAATTGTAGGTCTTGGAAAATTCTTTTACCATTTGTACTTCTTACTGATATATTCCGTCATCTGTGATATATTACAGGACTGAAGTCTCCATGATACTTAtccccttttaattttttcttgccaCACATAATAGGTCCATAAGTCCATAATTTCTTGAATGTCCGCTAGTCATAGCGCAGTAAATTTGACCCTATTGGATGTTTTAACATGTAATTTAAAAGGTAAAGAAATGATACAGTAGTCAAATCATTTGCAGTAGGTGTATTATCATGTGAATAGCCTGTAATATTGAATGATATAAAATTTCCACTGCTGATTTTGTGATAAGCATCACTGCCAGACAAAATTTAAAAGAACCAAAACTTGAATTGCAACCTAGATATTTGTAATGAAGCAGCTTTACAGTAAATAATTAATGTTGAACACTTTATTTATTCCACTCCCAAATTTAGAATAAGAGTAACGTAGACGTCTCATGTCTGTGATTTAGAATAAGAGTAGTTTTATGTAGAAGCCTCTCCTTATCTCTTATCTTATAATGAATGCCTCTACACTTTTGTAAGACAATGTAACTTACACTTGGAAATGTTAAGATAATGTGATGTAATCTTTTGAGAtggcaaatatgaaaatatgcttGCCACTTCTTGACATCCCAACACTGAAAGTGCAATACTAATGCCTCTTGATTGTTTATCTCGTGTAAACCTGTGATGGCTTCTTTGCTACTGGCTTCCTGCTTCCTTCTCAGTACATAAGGTCTTGGTTAGCATCAAGCAATGAATTGCTATTGCACCAGTGTTTTAAGTCACTGGTGGTACAGCATATCTCTCAGTACCAGCCAAACTTACTGTATAGAAGGGTTTATACACCAACTTGAGGGACAAGGGTTAGTTTTTCCACTAGGAAGCTGCTTAACTCTGGGCAACAAGCACCACAGATGAACAACTGCATCTTCACTGCCAAAATACTTTCAAAAGTATTTTGAACATACTTGTTAAGTAATCATTCCAGTATTTATAGATGAAGGATCAACGCTACAGGTGGTCCCACATTTCTAACTATGGCCTCACATACTGAAGATACCAGCCAATCTTGAGGCATAGTTACCGTTGCCAGTTTTGTGCAGAATATGAATACAGCCACTGTAATTCGTAGTTCATGaaccatttttgtttatatacagaAACAGGGGTTTGTACAGTAGTTGAGTAAAaatacagcttataaaatatagatCATACATCATTAGCGGTCTATGCATCTTAGGTGACCGTTCACAAGCACCATGAACTTGAAGCATTTTTACACAAAGATGAGAAGCTTATAGGTTAAATTTTTCAATATCAAAATTACTCTTGCACAGAATTAGTATGTTACATAACATGGTATATCACGTCTATATGAAAGGCTTAGTTCTACAGGAAGTGCTAACAAAAAAAGGTCCAAGTGGTCAACTGTCCAAAAGGGTTTATAAACTATTAAGAATCAAGGTAGATTACTGGTTAATGTTCCCTGCACCTCATAAGGTTTACTGAAAATGTAACCTCATGTAATAACTATAAAGTACATAATGCAAAAGAATGTGNNNNNNNNNNNNNNNNNNNNNNNNNNNNNNNNNNNNNNNNNNNNNNNNNNNNNNNNNNNNNNNNNNNNNNNNNNNNNNNNNNNNNNNNNNNNNNNNNNNNNNNNNNNNNNNNNNNNNNNNNNNNNNNNNNNNNNNNNNNNNNNNNNNNNNNNNNNNNNNNNNNNNNNNNNNNNNNNNNNNNNNNNNNNNNNNNNNNNNNNNNNNNNNNNNNNNNNNNNNNNNNNNNNNNNNNNNNNNNNNNNNNNNNNNNNNNNNNNNNNNNNNNNNNNNNNNNNNNNNNNNNNNNNNNNNNNNNNNNNNNNNNNNNNNNNNNNNNNNNNNNNNNNNNNNNNNNNNNNNNNNNNNNNNNNNNNNNNNNNNNNNNNNNNNNNNNNNNNNNNNNNNNNNNNNNNNNNNNNNNNNNNNNNNNNNNNNNNNNNNNNNNNNNNNNNNNNNNNNNNNNNNNNNNNNNNNNNNNNNNNNNNNNNNNNNNNNNNNNNNNNNNNNNNNNNNNNNNNNNNCACATTCTTTTGCAGATGTACTTTATAGTTATTACATGAGGTTACATTTTCAGTAAAAACCTTATGAGGTGCAGGGAACATTAACCAGTAATCTACCTGATTCTTAATAGTTTATAAACCCTTTTGGACAGTTGACCacttggacctttttttttttgtagcacttCCTGTAGAACTAAGCCTTTCATATAGATGATATACCATGTTATGTAACATACTAATTCTGTGCAAGAGTAATTTTGATATTGAAAAATTTAATCTTTAAGCTTCTCATCTTTGTGTAAAAATGCTTCAAATTCATGGTGCTTGGGAACTGTCACCTAAGATGCATAAATCGCTAATGTTGTATGttctatattttataagctgtattTTTACTCAACTACTGTACAAACCCCTGTTtctgtatataaacaaaaatggtCATGAACTACGAATTAGTGGCTGTATTCATATTCTGCACAAAACTGGCAACGGTAACTATGCCTCAAGATTGGCTGGTATCTTCAGTATGGGAGGCcataagttagaaaataaatgTGGGACCACCTGTAGCGTTGATCCTTCATCTATAAATACTGGAATGATTACTTAACAAGTATGCTCATTGTCTTCTTTTAGTGTCACTTGCTCTTTTGAAAGTATTTTGGCAGTGAAGATGCAGTTGTTCATCTGTGGTGCTTGTTGCCCAGAGTTAAGCAGCTTCCTAGTGGAAAAACTAACCCTTGTCCCTCAAGTTGGTGTATAAACCCTTCTATACAGTAAGTTTGGCTGGTACTGAGAGATATGCTGTACCACCAGTGACTTAAAACACTGGTGCAATAGCAATTCATTGCTTGATGCTAACCAAGACCTTATGCACTCAGAAGGAAGCAGGAAGCCAGTAGCAAAGAAGCCATCACAGGTTTACACGAGATAAACAATCAAGAGGCATTAGTATTGCACTTTCAGTGTTGGGATGTCAAGAAGTGGCaagcatattttcatatttgccaTCTCAAAAGATTACATCACATTATCTTAACATTACCAAGTGTAAGTTACATTGTCTTACAAAAGTGTAGAAGCATTCATTATAAGATAAGAGATAAGGAGAGGCTTCTACATAAAACTGCTCTTATTCTAAATCACAGACATGAGACGTCTACATTACTCTTATTCTAAATTTGGGAGTGGAATAAATAAAGTGTTCAACATTAATTATTTACTGTAAAGCTGCTTCATTACAAATATCTAGGTTGCAATTCAAGTTTTGGTTCTTTTAAATTTTGTCTGGCAGTGATGCTTATCACAAAATCAGCAGTGGAAATTTTATATCATTCAATATTACAGCTATTCACATGATAATACACCTACTGCAAATGATTTGACTACTGTATCATTTCTTTACCTTTTAAATTACATGTTCAAACATCCAATAGGGTAAATTTACTGCGCTATGACTAGCGGACATTCAGAAATTACGGACTTATGGACCTATTATGTGTGGCAAGAGAAAATTAAAGGGGATAAGTATCATGGAGACTTCAGTCCTGTAATATATCACAGATGACGGAATATATCGGTAAGAAGTACAAATGGTAAAAGAATTTTCCAAGACCTACAATTCTACTGTTTCCCAGTTTTATtattaatggtgttttttttatgctaagAGGATGATTATACCACTGCTGGTATCCTAAAAAGAGCAGTGCAAAATGTATCACAACAAAGTAAATGGACAACAGCTACAGTGGCTTCATGTGGAGTACACAAGCCATCGGAAATATTTTCATGAACACATTCCTCAACCTGAGACTGGCTGGAATTTCAGCAAGTATACACATACACTTTACAGTATAATGAATCATTCAACACAGTACTCGAACATTCACTATACCCAAATGTGAATATTATTCCTTCAGAAGTTAATTGTTTACTGCAGCTATGCAATTAATCCTATTCTGTAGAATACAAAGTACAACATATtaactaatttaacataatcGTAATGAGTTAATAGTACATGaactaatttaacataatcataatGAGTTAATAGTACATGGACCACCACAAATCCTGTAAAATTACTCGAGTATTttactaaaaaattttaaaacctcTTTTTATTATCCTCTTGGTAAACAAAGTGCTTGGTAACCAAAATCAATAAATTACAAGTAAAAGTCTGTACAATAGAGAAAAACGAAGTACatgtaataattttatatctacaaaattttttaataagGACCTACTGTGTATATGAACTATCATGGGCAAACATAACATACGGCTTAATATACCTAAACTCAACACAAAAACACGACAGCAAATACTCCTACTCACAGTAGTATCAGTATGAGTGCATTATAAAACCAACAATGAGAAAACctgtaaaaaatcaaaataactacCATACCTAGTTTATTGCCACCCTGTGGGTAACAAAGGGTTGCCTGGCAACATTTCTGTTATGCCAGGGTTAGTGTTCATATTTATCAGTCAATAACAAATACAATATTTATGATTATCAATAACTTCCAAATATACAACAAAGGGAAAGGAATTATTATGACACAAAAAGAAATGATTGAATAGTTTCATTCCTTGTAATGAAGCAAAGTACTTGTATTATAGTACATTGCTACTATATTAAgtacagaatttttttattaattttttataacttttattgccAAAATACTGCTATACAGTTAGTACTGATCATCACAAATAAGTGGAACTTACTTGTGTTTTAAATCATCTTAGAATTACAATAAGCAGCAGTATTTCAAAATCATTGTGCTCAAGTATATTGTACTAAAAATAGAAATTCTTCATATTAAAAAATTTGTTCctatacaacaacaacattaaatctaaaatactgtactgtataataaaatttttgtacaAGATACAATTAATTGTTGTTATTGTGTCATCAATTATAACAAATTGAAaatttccagcatacacaaaagGTATATTGTCGAAATGTACTTTTGTacccattaaatattaaaatacttttaaaatactGTATGGAATTTGCCATAATATTTGTGTATGAAACTTAACACAAAATtctagaacaaaataaaattaatattttctcttaCAAGATACAACTAACatctatttttcacttttttttttttttttttactatgaagatggcagaAGTAAATCCCTTATCATCAATAGCAACCACAATCACAGCAAAAGGATGGATGTTCTCTCCAGTTtttctcattctgaaattctTAAAACTGGCGGGTGGTAATGTCCACAAGTGATTGACTGGTATACAATGctgaataaaaattatacaaaagtgGCCATCAGATTTGAATTACCAGAGGCAAGTCAAGATTAAAAAAAGGTAAAGGGTAGAGTTTATGTTCGtattataatacaaaataaacaaacactggACTGTAAGATTGGTACACAACAATGATGTGTTGCTTGTGCTTTAGCTACCTCATATTTTTCACTAGACATTAAAGTGACCTACCACAACTGAATGCATTAGATCCCTCCTTGGTGTATGTATTGGAAAATATTGCTTCCCATTCACAAGCTTTTTTTATTCCTATACTATCCTGGAATGCAACTGCTAGTATGTCCACAATGAACATTCAGCATCGAGCTTACCCTTCTCCACACTGGCTACTTTACTCAGAGAAACACATCAATCATTACATAAACAAAGACCTGACCTAGAGTTTCAAGGTCTGGCTGGACGTAGGAGCTACTGCATTAAATGGGGACGTGCCATTTACCTTCCAAGATAATCACATCTAACCTAACCTTTTCCTCCAGGAGGTCATTCAATCCTGGATGTGTATAATGTGGGTATTGGACATCCAGCAGAAGAAGAGACCCTTTTTAAAAGTAACGATACCATTTTTACAGTTAATCAAGCCTTCCTTTATCATATCTTAATTACCAAAtttcaaaaactaaaatattttgtcAGTCCAGCATGATggtgaaaaatatttaatttccctACACACCCtcaaatttacatatattaatttacttctgcaattaccattattattaagaGGAGCCAAGCAGCAACCCATGttggaaaagcagaatgctacaatCCCCAGGACCCCACCAGGGAAAGCAGCccagtaaaaaataaacagaaaaacagcAAAACCTTGAAAAATGGCTATTACCAAAAATTTTGTGCCTTGGAAGCTTAGTACTGTATACATGGCATGAAAAAGCTGTAATTGCACATACAATGTTGTGTTAATATATACTTCGTTGTAAACTACtgaataaccaaaaaaaaaaggaccttaCCTAGACAATAATTAAGATTTACATGGTAACACATCCTTAACATATGTAGGTAGTAAGTCTATGATACAAAACAATTGTGCCTTACAGGAAATGAATgggatatatctttattaaaaacTGAACCAGTCATTTACTTATCAACTACTACTCATTTTTCTCCTACCTAAAATGCAGACAAGAAAAGACCATCTCCATACCTTCTTTTCTTGTGGTCTCTTTCTAAACAGCTGTCTAGCTTCTTTAACTTCAATTTTCACCTCTTTAGtttaaaataacattctttgggCAATCTGCACGAGTCTTCAAAAGTAATTAAGTGGTCTCATCAACATACTTCAAAGCAATAATTGATAGTTGTGAACTTGCCAGTTTATATGAGCAAACCAATGACCAACCTTTACACACTAAAGTACCGCTCGATGCTTCAGTACAACATGTTTAGGAGAGTGCCTACTTTAGACTAGACATTATTTCAATAATTGATCTACAACCAGTTATGTCAGTGCTATTAGTCCGCTATGAAAAGTAACTCCCCAGAAATTCTGGCAACAAGTAATCCTCATGAACCATTAGTGAAAGCTTAGGGTTCTTAGCAGCACACCTATACATGGAGAATAAATGCCAGAGAATTAGCTATCTCTACCTCTAGCAATGAGTATATAAATGCTCTTGGAGGATTAACAGCAGTGCTCCAAAGATCAGAGGTAACAAAATATTTGTCACAGCAAATTCTGGCTAATATAAATGCACGTGGTTAGGTGTTGAgtaaaaaatacttatgattgaTGTACTTTCCCCTACTCACTTTGATATTGGTGATTTGTGGTAAACTTTGcttctaaataaattaaatataaagagaaGTACATATTGTATTATGTACCAAAGGAAAATTAAGTACTACTAAGCTGCCCTGTATCAAACAGCAGTGATGATTAAAAACTTCAGCAAGATTCACAGTAGACTAGATATAAATACAACATATAAAATATCTACAAGTCCTTACTGACAACTACTAATAAACCCGATAATGACAGATGAGTAATGGAGTCCCTTCATGGCAAAGTGAGATTCATGAAAATGAGGacatttataaagaaattatgaGAATAAATGAGAGAGGAATGTGGCATTTTTTTGTAATGTGTTGGCACTACCCATATGTTATAACCTGCAAAAATATGACAGGACCTAACATGAGAATACAATGTGATGCTCGAGATAATGAGACACATTCCTACCCTAAACAACTGGAGCTTCCActgtcagtctttctctctcctctttcaccTCTACCTTCCGTAACTTTCTCCAAGAGAGGTGGACATTCTTCCTTCAGTGCACTTTTTAAATCACAAACTATAATCCTAGTTTCCCCATTTTTGCATTCACCCTTAATGTCTTCCACACCATTCAACTCTCCAATTGTGCGATTCACTTCTTCTTTCACAGATTCTTTTATGTCCTTAATGTCGACCTTTTCTTCTTCGCCATTCAGGAGACTGTCTGAATCATCCACTTGCGCATTGTTGTCGATATCGGTTTTAATCTTCTTTCTCCCAATCGAACTCTTGTCGTCTTCATTTTTGTTTGGCCTCTTATTTCTAATTACTTTCCTACTTTTTACCTTATCTGCCAAATCTTTATCTCTGACCCAACTCTCTTGTATGGTCCACTCAATTGGCTCAAAATAACTACTGCCACTGCGATCACCTTCTTTCGCCTCCTCTTCTGCCAATGAATCTCGAGTACTGCTGTAGTTCGTCACCAGCAGCTTAGTTATCTTTGTTGGGTCATCGTCTGGATTATATGGTAATAGCTCAACACCTATGAATTCCAAGAGCTGTTTCATAACGTCATCCACATACGCATTAATGATGAGGTCAGCGTGTCTATCCTATAAGAATTTAAATGGTAACAGAAATTATGCATTTTTACAAAGGCAACAAGTGTCTGTTAAATATAAATTATCTTTAATTAGTTAAAATAATTATCATACATAATGACATTAGAGTATCTTAAATGTGTAAAGCTATGCACCATTACAATTTGAGGGCTTACCTGCTTGGTCGGCTGGAGGTTGCATATAACAAGTTTTCCTCCACGTTTCTTTGTGTCGACAGGCAGATTGCCACTAGGGACTATCTGAAGTGTCGTACCTAAACAAATGCTTAATTCTGCTGCACTGTAAGGAGAACAACTAGAGTCACTTCAGGCCTGCACACTTCTTTTCAATGCACAATATGACAAATGTGACTGACAGGTTCCATTCAACTTCTTTTTCATACTGATAATCAAATCTAtagttttgaataaatatttttttaagctttGAATTCAGCagacaataatttatttataaaataacacaAGTGAAATTTGTCCTCAGCTACAATTTCTCTGATTGCATAAACTTAAAAGTCATAATTGCCAGAAATAAGAATTATTATACCAAGCgtatcattatttacaaaaagacattacAGTATTCTTACCATGAATGAGATATAGCAAGGTCTAAGTCATCATCAGGCAAGGCATCCTCCCAGTCTAAAATGGTGTCGTGCAGTCTGCCACGACAAAACCTGCCATTTGATCGTTTTCCTGGACAAGTTAATCCTTCAGATTTCTGGCCTACGGTGGTAACTGCTGTGCTACGGACAAATTGCctgtaaaaaaatagaaaaggtgtaaaatgatattgttaaactacaataaagttttgtacatacttacctggcagatatatacttagctatagttcctccgacgttcccgacagaatttcaaatctcgcggcacacgcgacaggtaggtaaGGTGGTCTAcgttacccgccgctgggtggcggatgtacgaaccaatcacccttgcttgtcagatttttctcttccacctgtctcctgaggggaggctgggtgggccattaatcgtatatatctgccaggtaagtatgtacaaaactttattgtagtttaacaatatcatttttgtacatgaacttccctgacagatatatacttagctgattggcacccttggtggagggtaagagacagctaaataatacaggtaagacggaaacaactaatgttgtaggatataaaaaccttggttctcaccttttcaggatgaagacttcatagatactgtctctgagtctgcattgcctggagagctacagctaggacgtgacctgatgctgaaagactctcggatctaccactgggatatgtgatcccttattgtggtagaatccaagtcagatcctgttagagggaccttgtccgcttacctaacagatccttaccactacctctgcaaggagccaaaacccaccagaccacctaaccaaaatacaaagggttaatattacgacaaaaagaggtgctcctgcaacctctttcagacaaccaaaaaacaccaatataaaatatagggtaacatataaaatttttcacaggataagtttcagctccctgccccagcaccgaatccgccgatacgaaaggacccaaggcgaaggcatttatcatatgtgatttttacatcacgtaggtagtggtttttgcaaaaaccgattggcatctccaaaaagtcgcctccatcaagttccgcaccgacatattttttctgaatgcaagcgaagttgcaatggctctcacctcgtgagctttcacttcagtagtctaaaatgttcttttccttacaggcaacatgtgcctctgtaataaggcttctcagaaaaaggaaagagcattcttcgacatgggccgagtggggtcctttacggagcaccaaagcacatcttgattagccttaagttgttccttcctcttaaggaaatacttcataattctcatagggcaaagagttctttcaggctcttcctactagaaagataaactacgaacttcaaagctcctgggccaagggcatgatgggttttcattctttgcaaggaaacctggaagaaacgaacacaccatagaatcttccttaaaccctacattgccctcaatagcttggagctcactcactctcttagctgtagctagggccaaaaggaagatagccttcttcgttagatccttgaaagaggctaagccaggaggttcgaatctagacgatccaaggaattgtagaactacgttctagattccagttcggtaccacatgaggacgcttaatggtttcaaatgatctataagatcatgcaggtccttatcatcggatatatttaagcctctatgccgaaataccgccgcaacatactgcggtatcccttaatagttgacacaacaagatgacattcttctttgaggaaataaGGAATccgcgatttgggtcacagaggtaaactggaagaggaaatgttcttcctcttgcaccaacgtctaagaaacatcccactttgactggtatacacgcaaggtggaaggtctcctcgctcttgcgattgctttagcagctgttgctgaaaagcctttcgctctgaccaaactttggacagtctgaagccgtcagactgagagcgaggagattttggtggtacctgtcgaagtggggttgtctgagtagatcgctccttagcgggagcgatcttggaaggtccaccaaccattccagtacctctgtgaaccattcttgggctggccaaaagggagcgattaaggtcattctcgttgaatcggactctacgaacttcttgatggttagcccccaggatcttgaaggggggaaacgcgtagacgtcgagtccgctccagtctagaaggaagagcatctattgcaatgcctctggatccgatatcggagagcagtaaggatccagcctcttgttctttgacgtggcaaagaggtctatgtgtggcctgccccataacttccacaggctctggcatacatccagatgaagggtccactctgtgggaaggacctgatctttcctgctgaggagatctgctcttacattcctttctccctgcacgaacctggtgagaagcttgattcccctttcttctgcctcccacagaagaaggtctcttgctgtctcgtacaggagaaggaatgcgtccccctgtttcctgatatatgccagagctgtagtgttgtccgcgttgacctgcactaccgatcttctgactttgggcttgaaagccttcagagccaaccacacagccatcaactcctttctgttgatgtgccaggctacctggtcccccacccaggtacctaacacttcgctggttcccagagttgcccccaccaccccgtgtccgacgcgtcggagaacaacaccaggttggggtctgggattgaagagacagtcccttcgcaaagaggttgggatctgtccaccaacatagatgtttcttgacgtcctgggataacgacagggagaacgtcaaatcctgagaacgacgactccaattccgatgaagaaagaattggagcggtctcagtgcaaccttcctaggga from Macrobrachium nipponense isolate FS-2020 chromosome 36, ASM1510439v2, whole genome shotgun sequence includes:
- the LOC135203784 gene encoding uncharacterized protein LOC135203784, whose protein sequence is MKQLLEFIGVELLPYNPDDDPTKITKLLVTNYSSTRDSLAEEEAKEGDRSGSSYFEPIEWTIQESWVRDKDLADKVKSRKVIRNKRPNKNEDDKSSIGRKKIKTDIDNNAQVDDSDSLLNGEEEKVDIKDIKESVKEEVNRTIGELNGVEDIKGECKNGETRIIVCDLKSALKEECPPLLEKVTEGRGERGERKTDSGSSSCLG